A stretch of the Amycolatopsis sp. BJA-103 genome encodes the following:
- a CDS encoding bifunctional riboflavin kinase/FAD synthetase, with product MQRWRGLGDLPGSWGRCVVTIGVFDGVHRGHQELISRTVRAAAERGVPSVVLTFDPHPSEVIRPGSHPAQLTTLRRKAELVEGLGVDVFCVLPFTLELSRLTAHEFVHEVLVDKLHAAAVIVGENFTFGAKAAGDVTLLRTLGKRFGFVAHGAELQGLLAQQQTENEITFSSTYVRSCIDAGDVVAASEALGRPHRLEGIVVRGDGRGHDLGYPTANLSTPRFAAVPADGVYSAWFTRSSDLGHRLRAAVSVGTNPTFSGRERTVEAFVLDIDEDFYGQHVSLDFVAKLRDQVRFPTSEGLVKQIDEDVLRTRELLGGQD from the coding sequence GTGCAGCGTTGGCGTGGTTTGGGTGACCTTCCCGGGAGCTGGGGACGGTGCGTGGTGACGATCGGCGTCTTCGACGGCGTGCACCGCGGGCATCAGGAGCTGATCTCGAGGACGGTCCGCGCCGCCGCCGAACGCGGGGTGCCGAGTGTGGTGCTGACCTTCGATCCGCATCCGTCGGAGGTGATCCGGCCGGGCAGCCATCCCGCGCAGCTGACCACGTTGCGCCGCAAGGCGGAACTGGTCGAGGGCCTGGGCGTCGACGTCTTCTGTGTGCTGCCGTTCACGCTCGAACTGTCCAGGCTGACGGCGCACGAGTTCGTGCACGAGGTCCTGGTGGACAAACTGCACGCGGCCGCGGTGATCGTGGGGGAGAACTTCACCTTCGGCGCCAAGGCCGCCGGTGACGTGACTCTCCTGCGCACACTGGGGAAGCGGTTCGGTTTCGTGGCGCACGGCGCGGAACTGCAGGGGCTGCTCGCGCAGCAGCAGACGGAGAACGAGATCACTTTCTCCTCGACCTACGTCCGCTCGTGCATCGACGCCGGGGACGTCGTCGCGGCGTCCGAGGCGCTCGGCAGGCCGCACCGGCTGGAGGGCATCGTCGTCCGGGGCGACGGCCGGGGACACGATCTCGGCTACCCGACGGCGAACCTGTCGACGCCGCGCTTCGCCGCGGTGCCCGCCGACGGGGTCTACAGCGCCTGGTTCACCCGTTCGTCGGATCTTGGGCACCGGCTGCGCGCGGCGGTGTCGGTCGGGACCAATCCGACCTTCTCGGGGCGCGAACGCACCGTCGAGGCGTTCGTCCTCGACATCGACGAAGACTTCTACGGACAGCACGTTTCGCTCGATTTCGTCGCCAAGCTGCGGGACCAGGTCCGTTTCCCGACGTCGGAAGGTCTGGTGAAGCAGATCGACGAAGACGTCCTCCGGACCAGGGAACTGCTCGGCGGGCAGGACTGA
- a CDS encoding winged helix-turn-helix domain-containing protein gives MSTTTISGPVARRIALAAQGFADARPSGAVSRRHLQRVLSRTQLLQLDSVNVAVRAHYMPIFSRLGAYEPSLVDDAAWSHSARKPRMLVESWAHEASLLPVADWPLLRSGAKRMGWWTNYARVLEQTPQLVDDILAVVKEQGPIGAGGIERALESGSGGYKPGSWWERSEVKKACEWLFGMGQLTTGTRKSFERLYDLTERVVPPEILSLRVSPEEGARELITRAAVALGIGTEPDLRDYYRLGPDVSKRAVAELVDAGVLEPVTVDGWPAPAYRHVAAKAPRTVTGRALLSPFDPLIWERARTERIFDFFYRIEIYVPEPKRIYGYYVFPFLLDGELVGRVDLKCDRAAGVLRVQGAFAEPGVDVARVASELAGELRLMAEWQGLDGVVVGERGDLAPVLSRLVR, from the coding sequence ATGAGCACTACGACCATCAGCGGGCCGGTCGCGCGCCGGATCGCCCTGGCCGCGCAAGGGTTCGCCGACGCGCGTCCCAGTGGCGCGGTGAGCAGACGGCATCTGCAGCGCGTGTTGTCGCGAACCCAGTTGCTGCAGCTGGATTCGGTGAACGTCGCGGTCCGCGCGCACTACATGCCGATCTTCTCCCGGCTCGGCGCGTACGAACCTTCGCTGGTGGACGACGCGGCCTGGTCGCATTCCGCCCGCAAGCCCCGGATGCTGGTCGAATCCTGGGCGCACGAGGCGAGTCTGCTGCCGGTGGCGGACTGGCCGCTCCTGCGGTCCGGGGCCAAGCGCATGGGCTGGTGGACGAACTACGCGCGGGTGCTGGAGCAGACGCCGCAGCTGGTGGACGACATCCTCGCCGTGGTCAAGGAACAGGGGCCGATCGGCGCGGGCGGCATCGAGCGCGCGCTGGAGAGCGGGTCGGGCGGTTACAAGCCCGGCTCGTGGTGGGAGCGGTCGGAGGTCAAGAAGGCCTGCGAGTGGCTTTTCGGCATGGGACAGCTGACCACCGGCACCCGGAAGTCGTTCGAGCGGCTGTACGACCTGACCGAACGCGTCGTGCCGCCGGAGATCCTGTCGCTGCGGGTGAGCCCGGAGGAAGGCGCCCGCGAGCTGATCACCCGCGCGGCCGTCGCGCTGGGCATCGGCACCGAACCGGACCTGCGGGACTACTACCGCCTCGGCCCCGACGTCAGCAAGCGGGCGGTGGCCGAACTGGTCGACGCGGGCGTGCTGGAACCGGTGACCGTGGACGGCTGGCCCGCGCCGGCGTACCGGCACGTCGCGGCGAAGGCGCCTCGCACGGTCACCGGCCGCGCGCTGCTGTCGCCGTTCGACCCGCTGATCTGGGAACGCGCCCGGACCGAGCGCATCTTCGACTTCTTCTACCGCATCGAGATCTACGTCCCCGAGCCGAAGCGGATCTACGGGTACTACGTGTTCCCGTTCCTTCTCGACGGCGAACTCGTCGGTCGCGTGGACCTCAAATGCGATCGGGCCGCCGGAGTGCTTCGCGTCCAGGGCGCCTTCGCGGAGCCCGGGGTGGACGTCGCGCGAGTCGCGAGCGAACTGGCCGGGGAACTGCGGCTGATGGCGGAATGGCAGGGGCTGGACGGGGTCGTGGTGGGGGAGCGGGGCGACCTCGCTCCCGTGCTCTCGCGCCTCGTGCGCTGA
- the thpR gene encoding RNA 2',3'-cyclic phosphodiesterase, with protein MNLFSALIPPDDVLDEIAEALGVPEDGNLRWSRREHWHVTLGFYGEDDADDRGDRLAGRLADAGPIDVRLEKAATFPGVLWLSVSGTGLHELALKAGAESEGRPYVAHLTLARFPRDRPEAASAWVARLAGFTSRTWTATEAVLIRSDREQDVSHYRVIRSYELHHARA; from the coding sequence ATGAATCTCTTCAGCGCCCTGATCCCGCCGGACGACGTCCTCGACGAGATCGCCGAGGCGCTGGGCGTCCCCGAAGACGGCAATCTGCGCTGGTCGCGGCGGGAACATTGGCACGTCACCCTCGGTTTCTACGGCGAAGACGACGCGGACGACAGGGGCGATCGGCTCGCCGGACGACTGGCGGACGCGGGCCCGATCGACGTCCGGCTGGAAAAGGCCGCGACATTCCCCGGGGTGCTGTGGTTGAGTGTGTCCGGAACCGGGCTCCACGAGCTGGCCCTGAAGGCCGGCGCGGAGAGTGAGGGCAGGCCCTATGTGGCCCACCTGACACTGGCCCGCTTCCCCCGCGACCGGCCGGAAGCCGCGAGCGCGTGGGTGGCGCGGCTGGCCGGGTTCACCAGCAGAACTTGGACGGCGACCGAAGCCGTGCTGATCCGCAGTGACCGCGAGCAGGATGTTTCGCACTACCGGGTGATCCGGTCGTACGAGTTGCACCACGCCCGCGCCTGA
- a CDS encoding M16 family metallopeptidase codes for MARQVSGHEQPVGSTRTLESTSDGAVVKRSVLAGGLRVITEHVPASRSVTVGLWVGVGSRDEPSSVEGAAHYLEHLLFKGTTNRDATQIAEEIDAVGGEFNAFTAKEHTCYYAQVLDEDLPLAMDLVTDVVFEALCTDKDVETERSVVLEEISMRDDDPEDLLHETFVGAILGDHALGRPVLGSEKSIIEMSASALRGFYRRRYTLPRMVLAVAGNIEHGQVLRLVRKALRNRLTGTATPVPPRTGRARIVLAPKLALHTDDTEQAHVMLGLRSLPRHDERRFAQSVLNAALGGGMSSRLFQEVREKRGLAYQVYSSVASYADAGHMAVYAGCQPEKLGEVAGVIREVLELVGKDGLSEAEVARAKGQLRGGLVLGLEDTSSRMSRIGKNELNYGRYLGVDDTVARIDAVTTEEVCALARTLLHRPGGVSAAAVVGPYAHADDLPDDLHEVIAS; via the coding sequence TTGGCTCGTCAGGTTTCCGGGCACGAACAGCCCGTCGGCAGCACCCGCACCCTCGAGTCCACTTCGGACGGCGCGGTGGTCAAGCGCAGCGTGCTGGCGGGTGGCCTCCGGGTCATCACCGAGCACGTTCCCGCCTCCCGGTCGGTGACGGTCGGGCTGTGGGTCGGCGTCGGATCGCGGGACGAGCCGTCGTCGGTCGAGGGCGCGGCGCACTACCTCGAACACCTGCTGTTCAAGGGCACCACGAACCGTGACGCCACCCAGATCGCCGAGGAGATCGACGCGGTCGGCGGGGAGTTCAACGCGTTCACCGCGAAGGAACACACCTGCTACTACGCGCAGGTGCTCGACGAGGACCTGCCGCTCGCGATGGACCTCGTCACCGACGTCGTGTTCGAGGCGCTGTGCACGGACAAGGACGTCGAGACCGAGCGCAGTGTCGTGCTCGAAGAGATCTCGATGCGCGACGACGACCCCGAAGACCTGCTGCACGAGACGTTCGTCGGCGCGATCCTGGGCGATCACGCGCTGGGCCGTCCGGTGCTGGGCAGCGAGAAGTCCATCATCGAGATGTCCGCGTCGGCGTTGCGCGGGTTCTACCGGCGCCGCTACACGCTGCCGCGGATGGTGCTCGCGGTCGCCGGGAACATCGAGCACGGCCAAGTGCTTCGTTTGGTGCGCAAGGCTTTGCGGAACCGGCTGACCGGAACGGCGACACCGGTGCCGCCGCGCACCGGGCGGGCACGGATCGTGCTGGCGCCGAAACTCGCGCTGCACACCGACGACACCGAGCAGGCGCACGTGATGCTCGGCCTGCGGTCGCTGCCGCGCCACGACGAACGGCGGTTCGCGCAGTCGGTGCTCAACGCCGCGCTCGGCGGCGGGATGAGTTCGCGCCTGTTCCAGGAGGTCCGCGAGAAGCGCGGGCTGGCGTACCAGGTGTACTCGTCCGTCGCGAGCTACGCCGACGCCGGGCACATGGCCGTGTACGCGGGCTGTCAGCCGGAGAAGCTCGGCGAGGTCGCCGGAGTGATCCGCGAGGTGCTCGAACTCGTCGGCAAGGACGGGCTGAGCGAAGCCGAGGTCGCGCGTGCGAAGGGGCAGTTGCGGGGCGGGCTCGTGCTCGGCTTGGAGGACACCTCGTCGCGGATGTCGCGGATCGGCAAGAACGAACTGAACTACGGCCGGTATCTCGGCGTCGACGACACGGTGGCGCGGATCGACGCCGTCACCACCGAAGAGGTCTGTGCGCTCGCTCGCACTCTGCTGCACCGCCCTGGTGGCGTGTCGGCGGCGGCGGTGGTCGGGCCGTACGCTCACGCCGACGACCTTCCGGACGATCTGCACGAGGTGATCGCATCATGA
- a CDS encoding GNAT family N-acetyltransferase: MAAAEVRPAIVSDAPEIARIQRDTWRSAYTELLGEAAVAELDVVELEKTWAETIEYPGTRVFLATEGEFTVGFCVAGRAPESEVAAADGSLPDDASTTALVASLLVEPRWGRRGHAGRLLANASAWLREDGATRGISWVAQTDHASLGFFRRAGWSPDGTVRILDTGSTNVREVRLTGTLALELTP; the protein is encoded by the coding sequence ATGGCCGCCGCCGAAGTCCGCCCAGCAATCGTTTCCGACGCCCCCGAGATCGCCCGCATCCAACGCGACACCTGGCGAAGCGCGTACACGGAACTCCTCGGCGAAGCGGCCGTCGCCGAGCTCGATGTCGTGGAACTCGAGAAGACCTGGGCCGAGACGATCGAGTACCCGGGAACGCGCGTCTTCCTCGCCACCGAAGGCGAGTTCACCGTCGGCTTCTGTGTCGCGGGCCGGGCGCCGGAGAGCGAAGTGGCCGCCGCCGACGGATCGCTGCCCGACGACGCCTCGACGACGGCGCTCGTCGCCTCGCTGCTGGTCGAACCGCGCTGGGGACGGCGCGGGCACGCGGGCCGGCTGCTGGCGAACGCGTCAGCCTGGCTACGAGAGGACGGCGCCACGCGCGGGATCAGCTGGGTCGCCCAGACCGATCACGCGTCACTGGGCTTCTTCCGCCGCGCGGGCTGGTCCCCCGACGGAACCGTCCGCATCCTCGACACCGGAAGCACGAACGTGCGCGAAGTCCGGCTCACCGGCACCCTCGCCCTCGAGCTCACTCCCTGA
- the dapB gene encoding 4-hydroxy-tetrahydrodipicolinate reductase, with amino-acid sequence MTAGIRVGVLGARGRMGQEVVNAVKGADDMELVAALDAGDDLSVLKQAQVVVDFTHPDAVMDNLEFLTGNGIHAVVGTTGFSGERLEKLGSWLAADPSLGVLIAPNFALGAVLAMRFAQQAARFYNSAEVIELHHNRKADAPSGTAAHTARLIGEARAEAGLEPGEDATTSEVDGARGALVENVRVHSVRLPGLVAHEEILFGGEGETLTIRHDSLHRTSFMPGVLLGVRSVLTRPGLTVGLENILDL; translated from the coding sequence ATGACCGCTGGAATTCGCGTCGGCGTGCTGGGCGCACGCGGCCGGATGGGCCAGGAAGTGGTCAACGCCGTCAAGGGCGCCGACGACATGGAACTCGTCGCCGCGCTCGACGCCGGTGACGACCTCTCGGTGCTCAAACAGGCACAGGTCGTCGTCGACTTCACCCATCCCGACGCGGTGATGGACAACCTGGAGTTCCTGACCGGCAACGGGATCCACGCGGTCGTCGGCACCACCGGCTTCAGCGGGGAACGGCTGGAGAAGCTGGGCTCCTGGCTCGCCGCCGACCCGTCGCTCGGCGTCCTCATCGCGCCGAACTTCGCCCTCGGCGCGGTGCTGGCGATGCGCTTCGCCCAGCAGGCGGCGCGCTTCTACAACTCGGCCGAAGTCATCGAACTGCACCACAACCGCAAGGCCGACGCGCCGTCCGGCACCGCCGCGCACACCGCCCGGCTGATCGGCGAGGCCCGCGCGGAAGCCGGGCTCGAACCGGGCGAAGACGCGACGACGTCCGAAGTGGACGGTGCCCGCGGCGCGCTCGTCGAGAACGTCCGCGTGCACTCCGTCCGGCTGCCCGGCCTGGTGGCGCACGAGGAGATCCTGTTCGGCGGCGAGGGGGAGACCCTCACCATCCGGCACGACTCGCTGCACCGCACGTCGTTCATGCCGGGGGTGCTGCTCGGCGTGCGCTCGGTGCTCACGCGGCCCGGCCTGACGGTCGGTCTCGAGAACATCCTCGACCTGTGA
- a CDS encoding YqaA family protein, with translation MVGWLLLSFGVAFGSAILPIVSIEMFLIGLCASEPTLPWLLLGAVVAAGQVGGKTLYYLAAKGTIKLPKPLHDRLHRERPPTPRRERWRARTKKMRARLDALRERCHRHPHWMAGTYGVSSVVGLPPYMATSVLAGLVKMPLASFLATGFLGRWLRFSLLAASPALFAGWFHY, from the coding sequence ATGGTGGGCTGGTTGCTCCTGTCGTTCGGCGTCGCCTTCGGTTCCGCGATCCTTCCCATCGTCAGCATCGAGATGTTCCTCATCGGCCTGTGCGCGAGCGAGCCGACGCTGCCGTGGCTGCTGCTCGGCGCCGTCGTCGCGGCCGGCCAGGTCGGCGGGAAGACGCTCTACTACCTCGCCGCGAAGGGCACGATCAAGCTGCCGAAACCCCTGCACGACCGGCTGCACCGGGAGCGGCCGCCCACCCCGCGCCGGGAAAGATGGCGAGCGCGCACCAAGAAGATGCGCGCCCGGCTCGACGCCCTTCGCGAGCGCTGTCACCGGCATCCGCACTGGATGGCGGGCACCTACGGGGTGAGCTCGGTCGTCGGGCTGCCGCCGTACATGGCCACGAGCGTGCTCGCGGGACTGGTGAAGATGCCGCTGGCGAGCTTCCTGGCCACGGGTTTCCTGGGCCGTTGGCTGCGGTTCAGCCTGCTGGCCGCCTCCCCCGCCCTGTTCGCGGGATGGTTCCACTACTGA
- the rpsO gene encoding 30S ribosomal protein S15: MALSTEEKKSILAEYGVHDSDTGSPEAQVALLTKRIVGLTEHLKAHKHDHHSRRGLLLLVGRRRRLLNYVMKVDIERYRALIQRLGLRR, encoded by the coding sequence GTGGCTTTGTCCACCGAAGAGAAGAAGTCGATCCTCGCCGAGTACGGCGTGCACGACTCGGACACCGGATCCCCCGAGGCCCAGGTCGCGCTGCTGACCAAGCGCATCGTCGGCCTCACCGAGCACCTCAAGGCTCACAAGCACGACCACCACTCCCGTCGCGGGCTCCTGCTGCTGGTCGGCCGTCGCCGCCGGCTGCTGAACTACGTGATGAAGGTGGACATCGAGCGTTACCGTGCGCTGATCCAGCGTCTCGGCCTCCGCCGATAG
- a CDS encoding tetratricopeptide repeat protein, whose protein sequence is MRARNFALVMTAALAIYVVLLAGRGIALLGTGETVPVIFGIGVLLLPLLGIWIIVTTWRSGVQIQRLSRRLDEEGGLPDVSDLPRRPSGRVDRDAADAWFDERRAEVEADQENWRVWYRLAYAYEIAGDRKRARATMRRAVELEATSRN, encoded by the coding sequence GTGAGGGCCCGCAATTTCGCGCTGGTGATGACGGCGGCGCTCGCGATCTACGTCGTGCTGCTGGCAGGCCGCGGGATCGCGCTGCTGGGCACCGGCGAGACGGTGCCGGTGATCTTCGGCATCGGTGTCCTGCTGCTGCCGCTGCTCGGGATCTGGATCATCGTGACCACCTGGCGTTCCGGCGTCCAGATCCAGCGGCTTTCGCGGCGGCTGGACGAAGAAGGCGGCCTGCCCGACGTGTCCGATCTGCCCCGGCGGCCTTCGGGCCGGGTGGATCGCGACGCCGCGGACGCCTGGTTCGACGAGCGCCGGGCCGAGGTCGAGGCGGATCAGGAGAACTGGCGCGTCTGGTACCGGCTGGCTTACGCGTACGAGATCGCCGGGGACCGGAAACGGGCCCGCGCCACGATGCGGCGCGCCGTCGAGCTGGAAGCGACCTCCCGCAACTAG
- a CDS encoding helix-turn-helix domain-containing protein, translating to MEDHKIVQRNIALQREWYGEPLGDRVRRLVVAFDISQAFLAEVLGISAPMLSQVMSGRRAKIGNPVVLAKMIMLERKVLVPAVAAGDRKAMQEALEDVRDSRPTVGRDSIPVGAVADDQGVLAALRDIGEDEDLTEAAKLLDDDFPSLADLLRRAAKNS from the coding sequence GTGGAGGACCACAAGATCGTCCAGCGGAACATCGCGCTGCAGAGGGAGTGGTACGGGGAGCCGCTCGGCGATCGCGTGCGGAGACTGGTCGTCGCGTTCGACATCTCCCAGGCCTTCCTCGCCGAGGTTCTCGGCATCAGCGCGCCCATGCTCAGCCAGGTGATGAGCGGCCGCCGCGCGAAGATCGGCAACCCGGTCGTCCTCGCCAAGATGATCATGCTGGAGCGCAAGGTGCTGGTCCCGGCGGTCGCCGCGGGGGACCGGAAGGCCATGCAGGAGGCACTCGAGGACGTCCGCGACTCACGGCCGACGGTGGGCCGTGACAGCATCCCGGTCGGTGCCGTCGCCGACGACCAGGGTGTGCTCGCGGCGCTGCGGGACATCGGCGAGGACGAAGACCTCACCGAAGCCGCGAAGCTGCTCGACGACGATTTCCCGTCCCTCGCGGATCTGCTGCGCCGGGCGGCCAAGAACTCCTGA
- a CDS encoding polyribonucleotide nucleotidyltransferase — protein sequence MTDSTGVTVHETEAVIDNGRFGTRTVRFETGRLARQAAGAVVAYLDEETMLLSATTASKHPKDHFDFFPLTVDVEERMYAAGRIPGAFFRREGRPSTDAILTCRLIDRPLRPSFTDGLRNEIQVVITVQSLNPDDPYDVLAINAASASTQIAGLPFSGPVGGVRVALIEGQWVAFPTWKQLEEATFNMVVAGRIVGDDVAIMMVEAEATDKTLDLIAGGGKAPDEIAVAEGLEASKPFIKVLCLAQQELADVAAKPTGEFPVFLAFEQDAFDAVAAIATDDLANALTIAGKQDRDNATDQVKAAVLEKIGLGEGEAFQGREKEIGAAFKSLSKKIMRKRVLTDKVRMDGRGLTDIRSLAAEVAVIPRAHGSALFERGETQILGVTTLNMLRMEQQIDSLSPETHKRYLHHYNFPPFSTGETGRVGSPKRREIGHGMLAERALVPVLPKRDEFPYAIRQVSEALGSNGSTSMGSVCASTMGLLNAGVPLKAPVAGIAMGLISDEVDGETRYVALTDILGAEDAMGDMDFKVAGTKEIITALQLDTKLDGIPSEVLAAALKQAKDARLTILEVIAEAIDGPDEMSPFAPRVTSVKIPVDKIGEVIGPKGKMINSITEETGADISIEDDGTIYVGAADGPSAEAAIDLINAIANPQLPKVGERFLGTVVKTAAFGAFVSLLPGKDGLVHISKLGNGKRIAKVEDVVNVGDKLRVEIADIDNRGKISLIVVQEEDAAAAEKPAESADAPKADAQ from the coding sequence ATGACCGACTCCACCGGAGTCACCGTGCACGAAACCGAAGCCGTGATCGACAACGGCCGTTTCGGCACCCGCACCGTCCGCTTCGAGACCGGCCGCCTGGCCCGTCAGGCCGCCGGCGCCGTCGTCGCGTACCTCGACGAAGAGACCATGCTGCTCTCGGCGACCACCGCGTCGAAGCACCCGAAGGACCACTTCGACTTCTTCCCGCTGACCGTGGACGTCGAGGAGCGGATGTACGCCGCCGGACGCATCCCCGGCGCGTTCTTCCGTCGCGAGGGTCGCCCGTCGACCGACGCGATCCTGACCTGCCGCCTGATCGACCGGCCGCTGCGCCCGTCGTTCACCGACGGTCTCCGCAACGAGATCCAGGTCGTCATCACCGTCCAGAGCCTCAACCCGGACGACCCGTACGACGTGCTCGCGATCAACGCGGCTTCGGCCTCGACCCAGATCGCCGGCCTGCCGTTCTCGGGCCCGGTCGGCGGCGTCCGCGTCGCGCTGATCGAGGGCCAGTGGGTCGCGTTCCCGACCTGGAAGCAGCTGGAAGAGGCCACCTTCAACATGGTGGTCGCCGGCCGCATCGTCGGTGACGACGTCGCGATCATGATGGTCGAGGCCGAGGCCACCGACAAGACGCTCGACCTGATCGCCGGTGGCGGCAAGGCGCCGGACGAGATCGCCGTCGCCGAGGGCCTCGAGGCCTCGAAGCCGTTCATCAAGGTGCTCTGTCTCGCACAGCAAGAGCTGGCCGACGTCGCCGCCAAGCCGACCGGCGAGTTCCCGGTCTTCCTCGCCTTCGAGCAGGACGCCTTCGACGCCGTCGCCGCCATCGCGACCGACGACCTCGCGAACGCCCTGACCATCGCGGGCAAGCAGGACCGCGACAACGCGACGGACCAGGTCAAGGCCGCCGTGCTGGAGAAGATCGGCCTGGGCGAGGGCGAAGCCTTCCAGGGCCGTGAGAAGGAGATCGGCGCGGCCTTCAAGTCGCTGTCGAAGAAGATCATGCGCAAGCGCGTCCTCACGGACAAGGTCCGCATGGACGGCCGCGGCCTGACCGACATCCGGTCGCTCGCCGCCGAGGTCGCCGTGATCCCGCGGGCGCACGGTTCGGCGCTCTTTGAGCGTGGAGAAACGCAGATCCTGGGCGTCACCACGCTGAACATGCTCCGCATGGAGCAGCAGATCGACTCGCTCTCCCCGGAGACGCACAAGCGCTACCTGCACCACTACAACTTCCCGCCGTTCTCCACCGGCGAGACCGGCCGCGTCGGTTCGCCGAAGCGGCGCGAGATCGGCCACGGCATGCTCGCCGAGCGCGCCCTGGTCCCGGTCCTGCCGAAGCGTGACGAGTTCCCGTACGCGATCCGCCAGGTCTCCGAGGCGCTGGGCTCGAACGGCTCCACCTCGATGGGCTCGGTCTGCGCGTCGACCATGGGTCTGCTGAACGCGGGTGTCCCGCTGAAGGCGCCGGTCGCCGGCATCGCCATGGGCCTCATCTCCGACGAGGTCGACGGCGAGACCCGCTACGTCGCGCTGACCGACATCCTCGGTGCCGAAGACGCCATGGGCGACATGGACTTCAAGGTCGCCGGCACCAAGGAGATCATCACCGCGCTTCAGCTCGACACGAAGCTCGACGGCATCCCGTCGGAGGTCCTCGCGGCCGCGCTGAAGCAGGCGAAGGACGCTCGCCTCACCATCCTGGAGGTCATCGCCGAGGCGATCGACGGCCCGGACGAGATGAGCCCGTTCGCCCCGCGCGTCACCAGCGTGAAGATCCCGGTGGACAAGATCGGCGAGGTCATCGGCCCGAAGGGCAAGATGATCAACTCGATCACCGAGGAGACCGGCGCCGACATCTCCATCGAGGACGACGGCACGATCTACGTGGGCGCGGCCGACGGCCCGTCGGCGGAGGCGGCGATCGACCTGATCAACGCCATCGCCAACCCGCAGCTGCCCAAGGTCGGCGAGCGCTTCCTTGGCACCGTGGTGAAGACGGCCGCGTTCGGCGCGTTCGTCTCGCTGCTGCCGGGCAAGGACGGCCTGGTGCACATCTCCAAGCTGGGCAACGGCAAGCGGATCGCCAAGGTCGAAGACGTGGTCAACGTGGGCGACAAGCTCCGCGTCGAGATCGCCGACATCGACAACCGCGGCAAGATCAGCCTGATCGTGGTCCAGGAGGAAGACGCCGCCGCGGCCGAGAAGCCCGCCGAGAGCGCCGACGCTCCGAAGGCCGACGCTCAGTAG
- a CDS encoding DUF4097 family beta strand repeat-containing protein, which yields MTEENIPAGEETVRVEEFEAEGPIEIDVSVAIGRVTIELTAESGVHAEVRRDGGEQQPWVDGMTSLLSWVGERFGDQLGADPRTSVGDALAQTRIEKVGNRLVVQAPKAWQLKNVPLAVTVRAPAGSHLEVRAGAADVTVTGSAGRADILTGSGDVGLERADGSAIVRTGTGAIKLGPTLSGLQLRTGSGSVEASSVSGSATVATGTGNVWLGEVAGEVLARTGSGDLSVADAASGSLELTTGSGEVRVGIRGGVAAEIDLSSTTGSVSSELDVAESAPSEGDVVLKVRARTGTGDAVVTSAAR from the coding sequence ATGACCGAGGAAAACATTCCCGCCGGTGAAGAGACCGTGCGCGTCGAAGAGTTCGAGGCCGAGGGCCCGATCGAGATCGACGTGAGCGTGGCCATCGGCCGGGTGACCATCGAGCTGACTGCCGAGAGCGGTGTCCACGCCGAGGTCCGCCGTGACGGCGGCGAGCAGCAGCCGTGGGTGGACGGGATGACGAGCCTGCTCAGCTGGGTCGGGGAACGCTTCGGCGACCAGCTCGGCGCCGACCCTCGGACATCGGTGGGTGACGCACTGGCGCAGACGCGGATCGAGAAGGTCGGCAACCGGCTGGTCGTCCAGGCTCCGAAGGCCTGGCAGCTCAAGAACGTCCCGCTCGCCGTGACCGTCCGGGCACCCGCCGGTTCGCATCTGGAAGTGCGGGCCGGGGCGGCCGACGTCACGGTGACCGGTTCCGCCGGACGGGCCGACATCCTGACCGGCTCCGGCGACGTCGGCCTGGAGCGCGCCGACGGTTCGGCGATCGTCCGCACCGGCACCGGCGCCATCAAGCTCGGGCCGACCCTGTCCGGTCTGCAACTGCGCACCGGCAGCGGCTCCGTCGAAGCGTCGTCGGTGAGCGGTTCGGCCACGGTCGCGACCGGCACCGGCAATGTCTGGCTCGGCGAGGTCGCGGGCGAGGTCCTGGCGCGCACCGGCAGCGGCGACCTCTCGGTGGCGGACGCCGCCTCCGGATCGCTGGAGCTGACCACCGGCTCGGGCGAGGTCCGGGTCGGGATCCGCGGCGGTGTCGCCGCCGAGATCGACCTGTCTTCGACGACGGGGTCGGTGTCGAGCGAGCTGGATGTCGCGGAGAGCGCGCCTTCGGAAGGTGACGTCGTGCTGAAGGTTCGGGCGCGGACCGGTACCGGCGACGCGGTGGTGACCAGCGCGGCCAGGTGA